The following are encoded in a window of Sinorhizobium sojae CCBAU 05684 genomic DNA:
- a CDS encoding helix-turn-helix transcriptional regulator: MKEANEPALQREADADLFFDIDPASVQTEYEILQLMRQLVTRYGYAHFLIARLPMAEEQRFSERLVLSNWPAELVRQYDAEQIFPASGLVERLRRTKLPIAGGPELLEETGKGRGMGAIRQLQPHPEMVRHFAVLLHTTSGEPFLAMLSGKREEPRGGEKAMIYLALVQLFECLERTFDAGQPAREKLSSREIECLRWAAAGKSSDEIAIILGISAYTVASYFKSAARKLDAVNRVQAIARAIRMKLI, from the coding sequence ATGAAGGAAGCGAACGAACCGGCCTTGCAGCGCGAGGCTGACGCAGATTTGTTTTTCGACATCGATCCAGCGTCGGTGCAGACCGAATACGAAATCCTCCAGCTGATGCGGCAGCTGGTCACCCGCTATGGCTACGCGCATTTCCTGATCGCGCGGCTGCCGATGGCCGAGGAGCAGCGTTTTTCCGAGCGCCTGGTTCTCAGCAACTGGCCGGCCGAACTGGTGCGCCAGTATGACGCCGAGCAGATTTTCCCGGCGAGCGGACTCGTTGAGCGCCTGCGCCGTACCAAGCTGCCCATTGCGGGCGGTCCGGAACTCTTAGAGGAGACGGGGAAGGGAAGGGGGATGGGCGCGATCCGCCAGCTCCAGCCGCATCCGGAAATGGTGCGCCATTTCGCCGTGCTTCTGCACACGACCTCGGGCGAGCCGTTCCTGGCGATGCTTTCGGGCAAACGGGAGGAGCCCAGGGGCGGGGAAAAGGCAATGATCTATCTGGCGCTCGTCCAGCTCTTCGAGTGTCTCGAGCGCACCTTCGATGCCGGCCAGCCCGCGCGCGAGAAATTGTCGAGCCGCGAGATCGAATGCCTGCGTTGGGCTGCGGCCGGAAAAAGCAGTGACGAGATCGCCATCATCCTCGGCATCTCCGCCTATACGGTGGCGAGCTATTTCAAGAGCGCCGCCCGCAAGCTCGATGCGGTCAACCGCGTGCAGGCGATCGCCCGGGCCATCAGGATGAAGCTGATCTGA
- a CDS encoding flagellar export protein FliJ — translation MKPRESLVRLKEFQVREKQRQLNQLQMMMAEFERMTKELESQIVFEEKKSGISDPSHFAYPTFAKAARQRADNLQVSIRELRVQQDAAELALAEVQAEYEKAAALEERDAGTRLRA, via the coding sequence ATGAAACCACGTGAGAGCCTTGTCCGCCTGAAAGAATTTCAGGTTCGGGAGAAGCAGCGTCAGTTGAACCAGCTTCAGATGATGATGGCTGAGTTCGAGCGGATGACTAAGGAACTGGAAAGCCAGATCGTTTTCGAGGAAAAGAAGTCGGGCATTTCCGACCCCTCGCATTTCGCCTATCCCACCTTCGCGAAGGCTGCCCGACAGCGCGCCGACAACCTCCAGGTGTCGATCCGGGAACTGAGAGTGCAGCAGGATGCGGCCGAGCTCGCCCTTGCGGAAGTTCAGGCCGAATACGAGAAGGCGGCCGCGCTCGAAGAGCGGGATGCGGGCACCCGGCTTCGCGCCTGA
- the sciP gene encoding CtrA inhibitor SciP produces the protein MTEMMRPRVKYVIGPDGSPLTIADLPPANTRRWVIRRKAEVVAAVRGGLLSLEEACERYTLTVEEFLSWQSSINDHGLAGLRTTRIQQYRH, from the coding sequence ATGACCGAAATGATGCGTCCACGCGTAAAATATGTCATCGGCCCCGATGGCAGTCCTCTGACGATTGCGGACCTGCCGCCGGCCAATACCCGGCGCTGGGTAATCCGCAGGAAGGCCGAAGTCGTCGCCGCCGTGCGTGGCGGTCTCCTGAGCCTTGAAGAGGCATGCGAGCGTTACACCCTCACCGTCGAGGAATTCCTCTCCTGGCAGTCCTCCATCAACGATCACGGCCTGGCCGGCCTGCGCACCACGCGCATTCAGCAATATCGCCACTGA
- a CDS encoding GNAT family N-acetyltransferase produces the protein MAAAEEDLAVETVMLAFAADPMARWTWPHAHQYVAAMPRMIRAFGSSAFSNGSAFCTDGYAGTALWLTPGVHSDEEGLGAVLESTVARSLTPETTAIFEQMATYHPTEPHWYLPLIGVDPAHQGEGHGDALMAYALARCDRDHAPAYLESSNPRNIPFYRRYGFEPLGAIQVGSSPTLVPMLRRPR, from the coding sequence ATGGCGGCGGCCGAGGAAGATCTGGCGGTCGAAACGGTCATGCTGGCGTTTGCAGCGGATCCTATGGCGCGATGGACCTGGCCGCATGCACACCAGTACGTTGCGGCCATGCCGCGAATGATCCGGGCGTTCGGGAGCAGCGCATTCTCTAACGGAAGCGCCTTTTGCACCGACGGCTACGCCGGGACGGCGCTGTGGCTAACGCCCGGGGTGCATTCCGACGAGGAAGGCCTTGGTGCGGTGCTCGAGAGCACGGTTGCGCGCTCTCTTACCCCCGAAACCACGGCCATATTCGAGCAGATGGCCACTTACCACCCGACCGAACCACATTGGTACCTGCCGCTGATCGGCGTCGACCCGGCGCATCAAGGCGAAGGTCACGGCGACGCCTTGATGGCGTACGCACTCGCACGGTGCGATCGCGATCACGCGCCAGCCTATTTGGAATCGTCGAACCCGCGCAACATTCCGTTCTACCGACGCTACGGCTTCGAACCGCTCGGCGCGATCCAGGTCGGTTCGTCGCCGACGCTCGTCCCGATGCTGCGGCGGCCGCGTTGA
- a CDS encoding MBL fold metallo-hydrolase — MRAVDTAEVLFLVDNATDSLSSNPDFVETEFARHRRRGMRWLSGKCLCCAAHGLSCLITTRTRSASRTLLFDTGPEEWVFERNVVRLGVDLGDVGAVMLSHGHWDHGGAMPRALQMITMGNGGQPVPTYMHPDMFALRATKSGEGQFRPMELVPSVDVLSGNGADVIVTRDEQLLFDETFYVSGEIPRVTRFERGFPGQYRQTAAGSWEPDEIMPDERFVAINVAGKGQVVFTACSHAGLINVLMHARARFQDIPLYGVFGGFHLSGITEPIIPETVEALAQFDLQLISPGHCTGWRAVSALAAAYGERVVPAAVGKTFML, encoded by the coding sequence ATGAGAGCCGTCGACACGGCAGAGGTCCTCTTTCTGGTCGATAATGCGACCGACAGTCTGTCGTCGAATCCTGATTTCGTGGAGACCGAGTTCGCCCGCCATCGCCGTCGCGGGATGCGATGGCTCTCCGGGAAATGCCTGTGCTGCGCCGCGCACGGGCTTTCCTGCTTGATCACCACCCGGACGAGGTCGGCCAGCCGCACGCTCCTGTTCGACACCGGGCCCGAGGAATGGGTGTTTGAGCGCAATGTGGTCAGGCTCGGCGTCGATCTCGGCGATGTCGGCGCGGTGATGCTGTCGCATGGTCACTGGGATCATGGGGGTGCAATGCCGCGCGCCCTCCAGATGATCACAATGGGCAATGGTGGGCAGCCGGTCCCGACCTACATGCATCCCGATATGTTCGCCCTGCGCGCGACGAAATCCGGCGAAGGGCAGTTTCGACCGATGGAGCTGGTGCCGAGCGTGGATGTCCTGTCTGGAAACGGCGCCGATGTCATCGTTACCCGAGACGAGCAACTGCTTTTTGACGAGACGTTCTATGTAAGCGGGGAAATCCCTCGCGTGACCCGGTTCGAACGCGGGTTCCCCGGTCAATATCGCCAGACCGCGGCAGGCAGTTGGGAGCCGGACGAGATAATGCCGGATGAGCGCTTCGTGGCGATCAACGTGGCCGGCAAGGGGCAAGTCGTCTTCACCGCCTGCTCGCACGCCGGCCTGATCAACGTTCTGATGCACGCCCGGGCACGGTTTCAGGATATCCCGCTCTATGGCGTGTTTGGCGGCTTCCACCTCTCGGGGATCACCGAGCCCATTATCCCGGAGACGGTCGAAGCGCTGGCGCAGTTTGACCTGCAATTGATATCGCCCGGGCACTGCACGGGTTGGCGCGCCGTGAGCGCTCTGGCCGCCGCCTATGGCGAAAGGGTCGTTCCAGCCGCGGTCGGCAAGACGTTCATGCTTTGA
- a CDS encoding LysR family transcriptional regulator translates to MDRLTSMAVFVKAVDLGSFAAAAAALDLSGPMVGKHIRFLEERLGVRLINRTTRRQSLTDFGRAYYERCRVILAETEALDALAADQLSEPRGKLRVTMPVHFGRHCVMPVLLELARQYPALELELSFNDRLIDFAEDGHDLAIRTGTLGDRAGLIARRVARQPMIVCASPAYLESHGRPETVEDLAQHKAVVYRRSGPVPPWLFLRQGQSPFVVMPLNRFRLDDLDAIADATISGTGLAWLPYWLVRERIAAGMLVRLLPDQPPFLYDCHAVWLQTPHLPLKVRVAVDALAAALPKFMS, encoded by the coding sequence ATGGATCGCCTGACAAGCATGGCCGTGTTCGTCAAGGCCGTCGATCTCGGCTCGTTCGCCGCGGCCGCAGCTGCTCTCGATCTCTCCGGGCCGATGGTTGGCAAGCATATCCGGTTTCTGGAGGAACGGCTGGGTGTGCGTCTCATCAACCGCACCACACGGCGCCAAAGCCTCACCGATTTCGGTCGAGCCTATTACGAGCGCTGCCGCGTGATTCTCGCCGAGACCGAAGCTTTGGATGCGCTTGCGGCTGACCAGCTTTCCGAACCGCGCGGAAAACTGCGCGTCACCATGCCGGTCCATTTCGGCCGGCACTGCGTCATGCCCGTATTGCTGGAACTCGCCCGCCAGTATCCGGCACTGGAACTTGAGCTCTCCTTCAACGATCGCCTCATCGATTTTGCGGAAGATGGCCATGATCTCGCTATCCGCACGGGAACGCTGGGGGACAGGGCCGGATTGATTGCGCGCCGTGTCGCGCGCCAGCCAATGATCGTTTGCGCCTCACCGGCTTACCTCGAAAGCCATGGCCGCCCGGAGACCGTGGAAGATCTGGCGCAACACAAAGCAGTCGTCTACCGTCGGTCCGGCCCTGTTCCGCCATGGCTCTTTCTACGGCAGGGCCAATCGCCTTTCGTAGTGATGCCACTCAACCGTTTCCGACTCGACGATCTCGATGCCATCGCCGATGCCACGATATCCGGAACGGGGCTTGCATGGCTTCCCTATTGGCTGGTGCGGGAGCGGATCGCGGCGGGCATGCTTGTCCGGCTTTTGCCCGATCAACCACCGTTCCTCTATGATTGCCATGCAGTATGGCTGCAGACGCCTCATCTGCCGCTAAAGGTCCGTGTAGCCGTCGATGCGCTGGCGGCTGCATTGCCAAAGTTCATGAGTTGA
- a CDS encoding zinc-dependent alcohol dehydrogenase family protein: MTRVVRFHELGGPEVLRIEDVDVPEPGRGEVRIRVKALGLNRAEALLRSGNYIETAQLPSSLGLEAAGVVEKVGEGVDGFAPGDAVSVVPARSMIRWPSYGELATFPAALLVKHPTSLSWEGAAAVWMQYLTAYGGLIDIGGLGRQDFVVITAASSSVGLAAIQIASKVGAIPIAVTRTSAKRQALLEAGAAYVIASAEEDLEARLKEISGPQGIRVVFDPIGGPIFEPLTAAMSPGGILIEYGGLSPEQTPFPLFTVLSKSLMLRGYLVHEVIGDPARLEPAKAFILDGVISGSLQPVIARTFPFDQIVEAHRFLESNKQFGKIVVTV; encoded by the coding sequence ATGACGCGCGTCGTTCGCTTTCACGAGCTTGGTGGTCCGGAAGTTCTGCGGATCGAAGATGTGGATGTTCCGGAGCCCGGTCGGGGCGAGGTTCGGATCCGGGTCAAGGCGCTCGGCCTCAACCGAGCCGAAGCCCTGCTACGGTCAGGCAACTATATTGAAACGGCGCAATTACCTTCCAGCCTCGGCCTGGAAGCCGCGGGCGTCGTGGAAAAGGTCGGCGAAGGCGTGGACGGCTTCGCGCCGGGCGATGCGGTCAGCGTGGTGCCGGCGAGGTCGATGATCCGCTGGCCGTCGTATGGCGAGCTCGCGACCTTTCCCGCCGCGCTCCTCGTCAAGCATCCGACATCGCTTAGTTGGGAGGGGGCGGCCGCCGTCTGGATGCAGTATCTCACCGCCTACGGCGGGCTGATCGACATCGGTGGGCTCGGCCGCCAGGATTTCGTCGTCATTACCGCGGCGTCAAGCAGCGTGGGACTGGCCGCGATCCAGATTGCCAGCAAGGTTGGCGCGATACCGATCGCAGTCACCCGGACATCGGCCAAGAGGCAGGCGCTGCTGGAGGCCGGCGCGGCGTATGTCATCGCCTCCGCGGAGGAAGACCTGGAAGCCCGCCTGAAGGAAATTTCCGGCCCACAAGGCATTCGGGTGGTGTTCGATCCGATCGGCGGACCGATCTTCGAGCCTTTGACCGCTGCCATGTCGCCAGGCGGCATTCTCATCGAGTATGGCGGCCTGAGCCCCGAGCAGACGCCCTTTCCGCTGTTCACCGTGCTCAGCAAGAGCCTGATGCTGCGCGGCTACCTCGTTCACGAGGTGATCGGCGATCCGGCCCGGCTGGAACCCGCCAAGGCGTTCATTCTCGACGGGGTGATATCGGGTTCGCTCCAACCGGTCATCGCCAGAACCTTTCCGTTTGACCAGATCGTCGAAGCGCATCGCTTTCTGGAATCAAACAAACAATTCGGCAAAATTGTCGTGACGGTTTGA
- the mnmA gene encoding tRNA 2-thiouridine(34) synthase MnmA: MNSLDFDRKPEDTRVVVAMSGGVDSSVVAGLLKREGYDVLGITLQLYDHGAAVHRAGSCCAGQDIDDARRVCETLGIPHYVLDYEARFRETVINPFAESYIAGETPIPCVACNQTVKFADLLATAKELGADALATGHYIRSRPSPKPRHAGQRALYRPTDAERDQSYFLFATTQEQIDYLRFPLGGLSKTETRRLAEEMGLVVAKKADSQDICFVPQGKYSDIVSKLKPNAALAGEIVHLDGRVLGTHEGILHYTIGQRRGIGVATGEPLYVVYLDARSRRVIVGPKEALETRRVYLRDVNWLGDEELEEAAVRGFACFAKVRSTRQPAPAVLKSDADGLYVELVEGEAGVAPGQACALYSGTGEDARVYGGGFIRKSEREPTAEAALQALLRAPAAA; the protein is encoded by the coding sequence GTGAACAGTCTCGATTTTGACCGCAAGCCCGAAGATACGCGCGTCGTCGTCGCCATGTCCGGCGGCGTCGATTCCTCCGTCGTGGCCGGGCTCCTGAAACGCGAGGGCTACGACGTTCTCGGCATCACGCTGCAGCTCTACGACCATGGCGCGGCCGTGCACCGCGCCGGCTCCTGCTGCGCCGGCCAGGACATCGACGATGCGCGCCGCGTCTGCGAGACGCTCGGCATTCCGCATTACGTGCTCGACTATGAGGCGCGCTTCCGCGAAACGGTGATCAATCCCTTCGCTGAGAGCTATATTGCCGGCGAAACGCCGATTCCCTGCGTCGCCTGTAACCAGACGGTCAAATTCGCCGATCTGCTGGCGACCGCCAAGGAGCTCGGCGCCGATGCGCTGGCGACCGGCCACTACATCCGCTCGCGGCCGAGCCCCAAGCCCCGCCATGCCGGTCAGCGCGCCCTCTACCGGCCGACGGATGCGGAGCGCGACCAGAGCTACTTCCTCTTTGCCACCACGCAGGAGCAGATCGACTATCTGCGCTTTCCGCTCGGCGGCCTTTCCAAGACCGAGACTCGGCGGCTCGCCGAGGAGATGGGTCTTGTCGTCGCCAAGAAGGCCGACAGCCAGGACATCTGCTTCGTGCCGCAGGGGAAATACAGCGACATCGTCTCGAAGCTGAAGCCGAATGCGGCGCTTGCCGGCGAGATCGTGCATCTCGACGGCCGTGTACTCGGCACGCATGAGGGCATCCTGCACTATACGATCGGCCAGCGCCGCGGCATCGGCGTTGCCACCGGCGAGCCACTCTATGTCGTCTATCTCGACGCCCGCTCGCGCCGCGTCATCGTCGGCCCTAAGGAGGCACTCGAGACGCGCCGCGTCTATCTGCGCGATGTCAACTGGCTCGGCGATGAGGAACTTGAGGAAGCGGCTGTCCGCGGCTTTGCGTGCTTCGCCAAGGTCCGCTCCACCCGCCAGCCGGCGCCGGCGGTGCTGAAGAGCGATGCCGACGGGCTCTATGTCGAGCTCGTCGAGGGCGAGGCGGGGGTGGCGCCCGGCCAGGCCTGCGCGCTCTATTCCGGCACCGGCGAGGACGCCCGAGTCTATGGCGGCGGCTTCATCCGCAAATCCGAGCGCGAGCCCACCGCGGAGGCCGCCCTGCAGGCGCTCCTCAGGGCGCCGGCGGCCGCCTGA
- a CDS encoding glycosyltransferase: protein MRFAIETLGTRGDVQPYIALAMGLMARGHEVQLAAPVQFTDMAAEHGILFAGLPGEFLALLDTREGKAAVAGGKGFSAGLKLLKHVRPIMMRLLDEEWRAVRSFQPDVLVYHPKSFGSPDMAAALGVPHVLASPVPGFTPTDEFPSPMLPFASLGPFNRMSHTFAINGARLLFAKDLKAWRATTLGLPGKTARKPVAGTLYAYSPAVLPKPTDWGPDVLVTGYWFLDRPDWQPDEALESFLRAGPPPVYFGFGSMPGIDPAAMTGMILKALEMTGKRGLLTGGGGAIGKVDASPRAFFLANAPHDWLLPRATAAIHHGGAGTTAASLRAGLPTQIVPFFGDQPFWGRRVAALGAGPAPLDRKTLSAAGLAKALTAMDAAIMRARAAELGTALSGDRGVEAATKFLERLSFTPS from the coding sequence ATGCGCTTCGCAATTGAAACCCTCGGCACACGCGGTGACGTCCAGCCTTACATTGCGTTGGCTATGGGCCTGATGGCGCGTGGACATGAGGTCCAGTTGGCCGCTCCCGTCCAGTTCACCGACATGGCCGCCGAGCATGGTATTCTGTTCGCGGGCCTTCCAGGCGAATTCCTGGCGCTCCTGGATACGCGGGAGGGAAAGGCCGCCGTTGCCGGCGGCAAAGGATTCAGCGCCGGCTTGAAGCTTCTCAAGCATGTGCGCCCCATAATGATGAGGCTTCTCGACGAGGAGTGGCGGGCCGTCCGCAGCTTCCAGCCTGACGTGCTGGTCTACCATCCGAAATCGTTCGGCTCACCGGACATGGCCGCGGCGCTCGGTGTACCGCATGTCCTTGCTTCCCCCGTTCCAGGATTCACGCCGACCGACGAATTTCCTAGTCCTATGCTTCCGTTCGCGTCGCTCGGACCATTCAACAGAATGAGCCACACCTTTGCCATCAACGGGGCGCGGCTGCTGTTCGCCAAGGACCTGAAGGCGTGGCGCGCAACCACGCTCGGCCTGCCTGGAAAGACTGCTCGCAAGCCGGTGGCAGGGACACTCTACGCATATAGTCCGGCAGTGCTCCCGAAACCGACCGACTGGGGACCAGACGTGCTGGTCACCGGATATTGGTTCCTCGACCGCCCCGATTGGCAGCCGGACGAGGCACTGGAGTCTTTCCTGCGGGCTGGCCCCCCGCCTGTCTATTTCGGCTTCGGGAGCATGCCGGGGATCGACCCTGCGGCGATGACGGGCATGATCCTGAAGGCCCTCGAAATGACCGGTAAGCGCGGCCTGCTTACCGGTGGGGGCGGTGCGATCGGTAAAGTGGATGCGAGCCCACGTGCGTTTTTCCTGGCCAACGCGCCACACGATTGGTTGCTGCCACGGGCAACTGCCGCCATCCACCACGGGGGAGCAGGAACGACTGCGGCGAGCCTTCGTGCAGGACTGCCCACGCAGATCGTCCCTTTCTTCGGCGACCAGCCCTTCTGGGGCAGGCGGGTAGCGGCGCTTGGCGCTGGGCCCGCCCCACTCGACCGGAAGACGCTCAGCGCTGCCGGTCTGGCAAAAGCGCTGACAGCGATGGACGCGGCCATCATGCGGGCACGCGCGGCGGAGCTGGGAACCGCCCTGTCGGGCGACCGCGGTGTCGAGGCCGCAACTAAATTCCTCGAACGACTGAGCTTCACACCGAGTTGA